A DNA window from Bos mutus isolate GX-2022 chromosome 11, NWIPB_WYAK_1.1, whole genome shotgun sequence contains the following coding sequences:
- the PTGES2 gene encoding prostaglandin E synthase 2 isoform X1 — protein sequence MGVLKVGRRGLKLSPTRAAPAPLGVTVTPGNRLAPPLQGEPEPRQSLFLAPFRGAGGANMAHAVRALWPHGRALAWRLGDRPALGLHAQSRAGFTGAAGGSGPAATARKGGPRLLGAAALALGGALGLYHTARWHLRAQDLRAERSATQLSLSSRLQLTLYQYKTCPFCSKVRAFLDFHALPYQVVEVNPVRRAEIKFSSYRKVPIVMAQEGESLQQLNDSSVIISALKTYLVSGQPLADIITYYPPMKAVNDQGKEVTEFCNKYWLMLDEKEAQRMYGGKEARTEEMKWRQWADDWLVHLISPNVYRTPAEALASFDYIVKEGNFGTVEGAMAKYMGAAAMYFISKRLKRRHHLRDDVREDLYEAANKWVAAVGKDRPFMGGQKPNLADLAVYGVLRVMEGLEAFDDLMRHTHIQPWYLRVEKAIAEAPQ from the exons ATGGGTGTTTTAAAAGTTGGGCGCCGGGGACTCAAGCTCAGTCCCACGAGGGCTGCCCCCGCCCCGCTCGGCGTCACCGTCACCCCTGGCAACCGGCTGGCCCCGCCCCTTCAAGGGGAGCCAGAGCCAAGGCAGTCTTTGTTTCTCGCGCCCTTCCGCGGCGCCGGCGGAGCAAACATGGCCCACGCTGTACGGGCTCTGTGGCCCCACGGGCGCGCTCTGGCCTGGAGGCTGGGCGATCGGCCGGCGCTGGGACTCCACGCGCAGAGCCGGGCCGGCTTCACCGGGGCAGCGGGAGGCTCGGGCCCCGCCGCTACGGCCCGCAAGGGGGGTCCACGGCTCCTGGGGGCGGCGGCGCTGGCCCTGGGTGGCGCCCTGGGACTATACCACACGGCGCGGTGGCACCTGCGCGCCCAGGACCTCCGCGCAGAGCGCTCGGCCACACAG CTCTCCCTGTCCAGCCGCCTGCAGCTGACGCTGTACCAGTACAAAACGTGTCCGTTCTGCAGCAAGGTCCGCGCCTTCCTCGACTTCCACGCCCTGCCCTACCAGGTGGTGGAGGTGAACCCTGTGCGCCGGGCCGAGATCAAGTTCTCCTCCTACAGGAAGGTGCCCATCGTTATGGCCCAGGAAGGAGAGAGTTTG caaCAACTGAACGACTCCTCTGTCATCATCAGCGCTCTCAAGACCTATCTGGTGTCAGG GCAACCCCTGGCAGACATCATCACCTACTATCCACCCATGAAGGCGGTGAATGACCAGGGCAAGGAGGTGACCGAATTCTGCAACAAGTACTGGCTCATGCTGGATGAGAAGGAAGCCCAGCGGATGTATGGGGGGAAGGAGGCCAGGAC GGAGGAGATGAAGTGGCGGCAGTGGGCGGACGACTGGTTGGTACACCTCATCTCCCCCAACGTGTACCGCACGCCGGCCGAGGCCTTGGCCTCCTTTGACTACATTGTCAAGGAGGGCAATTTCGGGACTGTGGAGGGCGCCATGGCCAAGTACATGGGTGCAGCTGCCATGTACTTCATCAGCAAGCGGCTCAAACGCAG GCACCACCTCCGGGATGACGTGCGGGAGGATCTCTACGAGGCTGCCAACAAGTGGGTGGCAGCTGTGGGCAAAGACCGGCCCTTCATGGGGGGCCAGAAGCCGAACCTGGCAGATCTG GCAGTCTACGGCGTGCTGCGTGTGATGGAGGGTCTAGAGGCCTTCGACGACCTCATGCGTCACACTCACATCCAGCCCTGGTACCTGCGGGTGGAGAAGGCCATCGCCGAGGCCCCCCAGTGA
- the PTGES2 gene encoding prostaglandin E synthase 2 isoform X2 yields the protein MAQEGESLQQLNDSSVIISALKTYLVSGQPLADIITYYPPMKAVNDQGKEVTEFCNKYWLMLDEKEAQRMYGGKEARTEEMKWRQWADDWLVHLISPNVYRTPAEALASFDYIVKEGNFGTVEGAMAKYMGAAAMYFISKRLKRRHHLRDDVREDLYEAANKWVAAVGKDRPFMGGQKPNLADLAVYGVLRVMEGLEAFDDLMRHTHIQPWYLRVEKAIAEAPQ from the exons ATGGCCCAGGAAGGAGAGAGTTTG caaCAACTGAACGACTCCTCTGTCATCATCAGCGCTCTCAAGACCTATCTGGTGTCAGG GCAACCCCTGGCAGACATCATCACCTACTATCCACCCATGAAGGCGGTGAATGACCAGGGCAAGGAGGTGACCGAATTCTGCAACAAGTACTGGCTCATGCTGGATGAGAAGGAAGCCCAGCGGATGTATGGGGGGAAGGAGGCCAGGAC GGAGGAGATGAAGTGGCGGCAGTGGGCGGACGACTGGTTGGTACACCTCATCTCCCCCAACGTGTACCGCACGCCGGCCGAGGCCTTGGCCTCCTTTGACTACATTGTCAAGGAGGGCAATTTCGGGACTGTGGAGGGCGCCATGGCCAAGTACATGGGTGCAGCTGCCATGTACTTCATCAGCAAGCGGCTCAAACGCAG GCACCACCTCCGGGATGACGTGCGGGAGGATCTCTACGAGGCTGCCAACAAGTGGGTGGCAGCTGTGGGCAAAGACCGGCCCTTCATGGGGGGCCAGAAGCCGAACCTGGCAGATCTG GCAGTCTACGGCGTGCTGCGTGTGATGGAGGGTCTAGAGGCCTTCGACGACCTCATGCGTCACACTCACATCCAGCCCTGGTACCTGCGGGTGGAGAAGGCCATCGCCGAGGCCCCCCAGTGA
- the SLC25A25 gene encoding mitochondrial adenyl nucleotide antiporter SLC25A25 isoform X7: MLCLCLYVPLIGEAQTEFQYFESKGLPAELKSIFKLSVFIPSQEFSTYRQWKQKIVQAGDKDLDGQLDFEEFVHYLQDHEKKLRLVFKSLDKKNDGRIDAQEIMQSLRDLGVKISEQQAEKILKRIRTGHFWGPVTYMDKNGTMTIDWNEWRDYHLLHPVENIPEIILYWKHSTIFDVGENLTVPDEFTVEERQTGMWWRHLVAGGGAGAVSRTCTAPLDRLKVVMQVHASRSNNMCIVGGFTQMIREGGARSLWRGNGINVLKIAPESAIKFMAYEQIKRLIGSDQETLRIHERLVAGSLAGAIAQSSIYPMEVLKTRMALRKTGQYSGMLDCARKILAREGMAAFYKGYVPNMLGIIPYAGIDLAVYETLKNAWLQRYAVNSADPGVFVLLACGTMSSTCGQLASYPLALVRTRMQAQASMEGAPEVTMSSLFKQILRTEGAFGLYRGLAPNFMKVIPAVSISYVVYENLKITLGVQSR, translated from the exons ATGCTCTGCCTGTGCCTCTATGTGCCCCTCATCGGGGAGGCCCAGACCGAATTCCAGTACTTCGAGTCCAAGGGGCTTCCTGCCGAGCTGAAGTCCATCTTCAAACTCAGCGTCTTTATCCCCTCCCAGGAGTTCTCCACCTACCGCCAGTGGAAGCAG aaaatcGTACAAGCTGGCGACAAAGACCTGGATGGGCAGCTAGACTTCGAAGAGTTCGTCCACTATCTCCAAGATCAcgagaagaaactgaggctggtgTTCAAGAGTTTGGACAAAAAGAATGATG GGCGGATCGACGCCCAGGAGATCATGCAGTCCCTGCGGGACCTGGGGGTCAAGATATCTGAGCAGCAGGCAGAAAAAATCCTCAAGAG AATACGAACGGGCCACTTCTGGGGCCCTGTCACCTA CATGGACAAAAATGGCACGATGACCATCGACTGGAACGAGTGGCGAGACTATCACCTCCTGCACCCCGTGGAGAACATCCCTGAGATCATCCTCTACTGGAAGCACTCCACG ATCTTTGATGTGGGTGAGAATCTGACAGTCCCCGATGAGTTCACGGTGGAGGAGAGGCAGACGGGGATGTGGTGGAGGCACCTGGTGGCCGGCGGTGGGGCGGGGGCCGTATCGAGAACCTGCACGGCCCCCCTGGACAGACTCAAGGTGGTCATGCAG GTCCACGCCTCCCGCAGCAACAACATGTGCATCGTGGGTGGGTTCACGCAGATGATTCGAGAAGGAGGGGCCCGATCACTCTGGCGGGGCAATGGCATCAACGTCCTCAAAATCGCCCCCGAGTCGGCCATCAAATTCATGGCCTATGAGCAG ATCAAACGTCTCATTGGGAGTGACCAGGAGACTCTGAGGATTCACGAGAGGCTCGTGGCAGGGTCCTTGGCAGGGGCCATCGCCCAGAGTAGTATCTACCCGATGGAG GTCCTGAAGACCCGGATGGCCCTGCGCAAGACAGGCCAGTACTCGGGCATGTTGGACTGTGCCAGGAAGATCCTGGCCCGAGAGGGCATGGCCGCCTTCTACAAAGGCTATGTCCCCAACATGCTGGGCATCATCCCCTACGCTGGCATAGACTTGGCCGTCTACGAG ACACTCAAGAATGCCTGGCTGCAGCGCTATGCAGTGAACAGTGCAGACCCTGGTGTGTTTGTGCTCCTGGCCTGTGGCACCATGTCCAGCACCTGTGGCCAGCTGGCCAGCTACCCACTGGCCCTGGTCAGGACCCGGATGCAGGCCCAAG CCTCCATGGAGGGTGCTCCCGAGGTGACCATGAGCAGCCTCTTCAAACAGATTCTGCGGACCGAGGGGGCCTTCGGCCTGTACCGGGGGCTGGCCCCCAACTTCATGAAGGTGATCCCGGCCGTGAGCATCAGCTACGTGGTGTACGAGAACCTGAAGATCACCCTGGGCGTGCAGTCGCGGTGA
- the SLC25A25 gene encoding mitochondrial adenyl nucleotide antiporter SLC25A25 isoform X3, giving the protein MLCLCLYVPLIGEAQTEFQYFESKGLPAELKSIFKLSVFIPSQEFSTYRQWKQKIVQAGDKDLDGQLDFEEFVHYLQDHEKKLRLVFKSLDKKNDGRIDAQEIMQSLRDLGVKISEQQAEKILKSMDKNGTMTIDWNEWRDYHLLHPVENIPEIILYWKHSTIFDVGENLTVPDEFTVEERQTGMWWRHLVAGGGAGAVSRTCTAPLDRLKVVMQVHASRSNNMCIVGGFTQMIREGGARSLWRGNGINVLKIAPESAIKFMAYEQIKRLIGSDQETLRIHERLVAGSLAGAIAQSSIYPMEVLKTRMALRKTGQYSGMLDCARKILAREGMAAFYKGYVPNMLGIIPYAGIDLAVYETLKNAWLQRYAVNSADPGVFVLLACGTMSSTCGQLASYPLALVRTRMQAQASMEGAPEVTMSSLFKQILRTEGAFGLYRGLAPNFMKVIPAVSISYVVYENLKITLGVQSR; this is encoded by the exons ATGCTCTGCCTGTGCCTCTATGTGCCCCTCATCGGGGAGGCCCAGACCGAATTCCAGTACTTCGAGTCCAAGGGGCTTCCTGCCGAGCTGAAGTCCATCTTCAAACTCAGCGTCTTTATCCCCTCCCAGGAGTTCTCCACCTACCGCCAGTGGAAGCAG aaaatcGTACAAGCTGGCGACAAAGACCTGGATGGGCAGCTAGACTTCGAAGAGTTCGTCCACTATCTCCAAGATCAcgagaagaaactgaggctggtgTTCAAGAGTTTGGACAAAAAGAATGATG GGCGGATCGACGCCCAGGAGATCATGCAGTCCCTGCGGGACCTGGGGGTCAAGATATCTGAGCAGCAGGCAGAAAAAATCCTCAAGAG CATGGACAAAAATGGCACGATGACCATCGACTGGAACGAGTGGCGAGACTATCACCTCCTGCACCCCGTGGAGAACATCCCTGAGATCATCCTCTACTGGAAGCACTCCACG ATCTTTGATGTGGGTGAGAATCTGACAGTCCCCGATGAGTTCACGGTGGAGGAGAGGCAGACGGGGATGTGGTGGAGGCACCTGGTGGCCGGCGGTGGGGCGGGGGCCGTATCGAGAACCTGCACGGCCCCCCTGGACAGACTCAAGGTGGTCATGCAG GTCCACGCCTCCCGCAGCAACAACATGTGCATCGTGGGTGGGTTCACGCAGATGATTCGAGAAGGAGGGGCCCGATCACTCTGGCGGGGCAATGGCATCAACGTCCTCAAAATCGCCCCCGAGTCGGCCATCAAATTCATGGCCTATGAGCAG ATCAAACGTCTCATTGGGAGTGACCAGGAGACTCTGAGGATTCACGAGAGGCTCGTGGCAGGGTCCTTGGCAGGGGCCATCGCCCAGAGTAGTATCTACCCGATGGAG GTCCTGAAGACCCGGATGGCCCTGCGCAAGACAGGCCAGTACTCGGGCATGTTGGACTGTGCCAGGAAGATCCTGGCCCGAGAGGGCATGGCCGCCTTCTACAAAGGCTATGTCCCCAACATGCTGGGCATCATCCCCTACGCTGGCATAGACTTGGCCGTCTACGAG ACACTCAAGAATGCCTGGCTGCAGCGCTATGCAGTGAACAGTGCAGACCCTGGTGTGTTTGTGCTCCTGGCCTGTGGCACCATGTCCAGCACCTGTGGCCAGCTGGCCAGCTACCCACTGGCCCTGGTCAGGACCCGGATGCAGGCCCAAG CCTCCATGGAGGGTGCTCCCGAGGTGACCATGAGCAGCCTCTTCAAACAGATTCTGCGGACCGAGGGGGCCTTCGGCCTGTACCGGGGGCTGGCCCCCAACTTCATGAAGGTGATCCCGGCCGTGAGCATCAGCTACGTGGTGTACGAGAACCTGAAGATCACCCTGGGCGTGCAGTCGCGGTGA
- the SLC25A25 gene encoding mitochondrial adenyl nucleotide antiporter SLC25A25 isoform X4 — MQSLRDLGVKISEQQAEKILKSMDKNGTMTIDWNEWRDYHLLHPVENIPEIILYWKHSTIFDVGENLTVPDEFTVEERQTGMWWRHLVAGGGAGAVSRTCTAPLDRLKVVMQVHASRSNNMCIVGGFTQMIREGGARSLWRGNGINVLKIAPESAIKFMAYEQIKRLIGSDQETLRIHERLVAGSLAGAIAQSSIYPMEVLKTRMALRKTGQYSGMLDCARKILAREGMAAFYKGYVPNMLGIIPYAGIDLAVYETLKNAWLQRYAVNSADPGVFVLLACGTMSSTCGQLASYPLALVRTRMQAQASMEGAPEVTMSSLFKQILRTEGAFGLYRGLAPNFMKVIPAVSISYVVYENLKITLGVQSR; from the exons ATGCAGTCCCTGCGGGACCTGGGGGTCAAGATATCTGAGCAGCAGGCAGAAAAAATCCTCAAGAG CATGGACAAAAATGGCACGATGACCATCGACTGGAACGAGTGGCGAGACTATCACCTCCTGCACCCCGTGGAGAACATCCCTGAGATCATCCTCTACTGGAAGCACTCCACG ATCTTTGATGTGGGTGAGAATCTGACAGTCCCCGATGAGTTCACGGTGGAGGAGAGGCAGACGGGGATGTGGTGGAGGCACCTGGTGGCCGGCGGTGGGGCGGGGGCCGTATCGAGAACCTGCACGGCCCCCCTGGACAGACTCAAGGTGGTCATGCAG GTCCACGCCTCCCGCAGCAACAACATGTGCATCGTGGGTGGGTTCACGCAGATGATTCGAGAAGGAGGGGCCCGATCACTCTGGCGGGGCAATGGCATCAACGTCCTCAAAATCGCCCCCGAGTCGGCCATCAAATTCATGGCCTATGAGCAG ATCAAACGTCTCATTGGGAGTGACCAGGAGACTCTGAGGATTCACGAGAGGCTCGTGGCAGGGTCCTTGGCAGGGGCCATCGCCCAGAGTAGTATCTACCCGATGGAG GTCCTGAAGACCCGGATGGCCCTGCGCAAGACAGGCCAGTACTCGGGCATGTTGGACTGTGCCAGGAAGATCCTGGCCCGAGAGGGCATGGCCGCCTTCTACAAAGGCTATGTCCCCAACATGCTGGGCATCATCCCCTACGCTGGCATAGACTTGGCCGTCTACGAG ACACTCAAGAATGCCTGGCTGCAGCGCTATGCAGTGAACAGTGCAGACCCTGGTGTGTTTGTGCTCCTGGCCTGTGGCACCATGTCCAGCACCTGTGGCCAGCTGGCCAGCTACCCACTGGCCCTGGTCAGGACCCGGATGCAGGCCCAAG CCTCCATGGAGGGTGCTCCCGAGGTGACCATGAGCAGCCTCTTCAAACAGATTCTGCGGACCGAGGGGGCCTTCGGCCTGTACCGGGGGCTGGCCCCCAACTTCATGAAGGTGATCCCGGCCGTGAGCATCAGCTACGTGGTGTACGAGAACCTGAAGATCACCCTGGGCGTGCAGTCGCGGTGA